Proteins encoded by one window of Candidatus Hydrogenedens sp.:
- a CDS encoding sodium:solute symporter family protein yields the protein MLGLTFFDWLAVILYFVIISGVGLWFAKNIRNTHDFFMGGNRFGKVTMVFFSFGAGTSGNDAVGVSSKVYTNGISGIWYQWLWLFCTPFYWLIPPILRRMRILTMGDYFEARFGSGVGALYAIVGVLQLTVNIGVIQLGASATIEALTNGAIPKYISVFFMSAIFILYGVAGGLGAAIITDFIQGILTVIFSFMLLPLVLYAVGGLDGLRDKVSNPDLLKIVAPGEINLFYVIVLCFNALVGVVTQPHILGNCAAGKTEMDGRVGLTGGNLLKRFCTIAWAFTGLCAIALYPNLTGRQTDQVFGMIARDFLPTIAPGLLGLFISALIASVMSSCDAFMVSSSALFTQNLYRRYWIKNKTEEHYIMVGRVISIVIVIVGILFALKVPNVPRGLEIFFSLQAMMGPIFWLGLFWRRTTSKAAWASTLGSFTVFTITSLPFFQQWAVANLPEFMIWQDKLRLSWQMTFYLATGFSLGIIVSLVTHPVPEEKLNRIYTCIYTPVKPGEKHIAPFTLPPDVLPEPPKKLLPFKNIEIPYPSRVGMLGFIFVWIIVISLILFVNSIV from the coding sequence GTGTTAGGACTTACATTTTTTGACTGGCTGGCAGTTATTTTGTATTTCGTAATTATTTCGGGAGTGGGTCTATGGTTTGCGAAAAATATTCGCAATACACACGACTTTTTTATGGGAGGTAATCGATTCGGTAAGGTTACAATGGTATTTTTTTCCTTCGGAGCAGGTACCAGCGGAAATGATGCGGTTGGCGTTTCCTCAAAAGTCTATACCAATGGAATTTCTGGTATTTGGTATCAATGGTTATGGTTGTTCTGTACCCCTTTTTATTGGCTTATTCCACCGATATTAAGGCGGATGCGTATTTTAACGATGGGCGATTACTTTGAAGCCCGTTTCGGTTCTGGAGTTGGTGCATTATATGCAATTGTAGGGGTGTTGCAACTAACAGTAAATATTGGAGTTATACAATTAGGAGCAAGTGCTACTATTGAAGCACTCACTAACGGAGCCATACCGAAGTATATCTCCGTTTTTTTTATGAGTGCTATATTTATTCTATATGGAGTGGCAGGTGGTTTAGGTGCAGCAATCATCACAGATTTCATCCAAGGGATTTTAACCGTTATTTTCTCTTTTATGTTGCTTCCATTAGTGCTTTATGCAGTTGGTGGATTAGATGGCTTGCGGGATAAAGTGAGTAATCCAGATTTGTTAAAAATTGTTGCTCCTGGAGAGATTAACCTTTTTTATGTCATAGTTCTTTGTTTTAATGCATTAGTCGGTGTTGTAACGCAACCGCATATCTTAGGTAATTGTGCAGCAGGCAAAACGGAAATGGATGGTCGGGTTGGACTTACAGGGGGGAACCTGTTGAAACGATTTTGCACTATTGCATGGGCTTTCACAGGACTATGTGCAATTGCTTTATATCCGAATTTAACAGGCAGGCAAACAGACCAGGTATTTGGAATGATAGCAAGGGATTTCCTGCCGACCATTGCTCCAGGTCTTTTAGGGTTATTTATTTCTGCATTAATTGCGTCTGTAATGTCCTCTTGTGATGCCTTCATGGTATCGTCATCCGCACTATTTACACAAAATTTATATCGCCGATATTGGATTAAAAACAAAACAGAAGAACACTATATTATGGTAGGTAGGGTAATATCAATAGTCATTGTGATTGTGGGGATACTATTTGCTTTAAAAGTGCCAAACGTCCCGAGAGGACTTGAAATATTCTTTTCATTACAAGCCATGATGGGACCTATCTTTTGGTTAGGTTTATTCTGGCGACGAACAACATCAAAAGCGGCATGGGCTTCTACATTAGGAAGTTTCACTGTTTTTACCATCACTTCACTTCCCTTTTTTCAACAATGGGCAGTGGCAAACTTACCTGAATTTATGATTTGGCAGGATAAATTACGACTTTCGTGGCAAATGACGTTCTATCTTGCCACTGGATTTTCTCTTGGAATCATTGTAAGTCTTGTCACACATCCAGTGCCAGAGGAAAAGTTAAATCGAATCTATACTTGTATATATACCCCTGTAAAACCTGGGGAAAAACATATCGCTCCATTTACACTTCCGCCCGATGTTTTACCTGAGCCTCCAAAAAAATTGCTACCCTTTAAAAATATTGAAATTCCTTATCCTTCTCGTGTAGGAATGCTTGGCTTTATCTTTGTTTGGATTATTGTTATTAGTTTAATTTTATTTGTTAATAGTATTGTTTAA
- a CDS encoding glycosyl hydrolase translates to MKYLAFLEKFKQPPREYSVMPFWFLNDELEEGKIQECLNDFIDHGVYGVVPHPRIGLPESIGFMSERWLYFLRIIIEFAHSHEMKVILYDEGMYPSGSCAGQVVQKNPKHSARALIRRLKGKEPLKEGEEIIFADDKYDYIHTRSMGTIRGVHFGTDDGDPGAPPAGDILNPEAVASFIELVHEKYYSEFKEYFGNTVIGIFTDEPNPLGRKPIKDAQPWTWGMLDFISDYLGYDFKQYIPMLWDKETAETQKIRKDYYKAVQKRLEIAFYKPCSDWCETHNIALTGHPKSPMDIHTLKYFHIPGQDIVWRWVEPFKENSIEGPESTGPKGSASAKIHHRRKRNLNECFGAYGWNLTYEEMEWLTGWLLVRGVDLLVPHAFYYSIKGPRRDERPPDVGPNNIWWNTYKKYADKCGRLCWFIADGNAVADVAILADVEFLPWNSARILYENQIDFFYLDIETLMREDVIVSGEDIQIDGAKYHLLVIDGIEQIEEKLIRKLEPLNKNRKVVTYKKRLSHILNHAGTDKALLNFIRNKIQPDILLYPPTPSIRYYHAKHGDIHGYLFFNEGKDEVNTKISVREKGKWIWLDPNSGDVKPIQPPNNLILNSGEMMLLLIVSEDEIQS, encoded by the coding sequence ATGAAATATTTAGCCTTTTTAGAAAAATTTAAACAACCTCCTCGTGAGTATTCAGTAATGCCTTTTTGGTTTTTAAATGATGAATTAGAGGAGGGAAAAATTCAAGAATGTTTAAATGATTTTATTGACCATGGTGTTTATGGAGTTGTTCCACATCCACGTATAGGTTTACCAGAATCTATCGGATTTATGTCGGAGCGATGGCTCTATTTTCTGAGGATAATCATTGAGTTTGCCCATAGTCATGAGATGAAAGTTATTCTTTATGATGAGGGTATGTATCCTTCTGGTTCATGTGCGGGGCAAGTAGTTCAGAAAAATCCAAAGCATTCAGCAAGGGCTTTAATACGACGCTTAAAGGGTAAAGAGCCATTAAAGGAGGGAGAAGAAATTATTTTTGCCGATGATAAATATGACTATATTCATACTCGTTCAATGGGCACAATACGTGGTGTCCATTTTGGAACTGATGATGGAGACCCAGGAGCCCCACCAGCAGGTGATATATTAAATCCTGAGGCTGTGGCAAGTTTTATCGAGTTAGTCCATGAAAAGTATTATTCTGAATTTAAAGAATATTTTGGGAATACAGTCATAGGTATTTTTACAGACGAACCAAACCCACTTGGGAGAAAACCAATTAAAGATGCACAACCATGGACATGGGGAATGCTTGATTTTATCTCAGATTATCTTGGCTATGATTTTAAACAATATATTCCTATGCTGTGGGACAAAGAAACGGCTGAAACGCAGAAAATTAGAAAAGATTATTACAAGGCGGTTCAGAAAAGATTAGAGATTGCATTTTATAAACCTTGTAGTGATTGGTGTGAAACACACAACATTGCTCTGACAGGGCATCCCAAAAGTCCAATGGATATACATACACTTAAATATTTTCATATCCCTGGCCAAGATATTGTGTGGCGATGGGTAGAACCATTTAAAGAAAATAGTATCGAAGGTCCTGAGTCTACAGGACCTAAAGGGAGTGCATCGGCAAAGATACACCATCGACGTAAGCGAAATCTAAATGAATGTTTTGGTGCTTATGGCTGGAATCTTACATATGAAGAGATGGAATGGTTAACAGGTTGGCTTTTAGTTCGAGGGGTGGATTTGCTTGTTCCCCATGCTTTTTATTATTCAATAAAAGGTCCCCGTAGAGATGAGCGTCCACCAGATGTAGGTCCAAATAATATATGGTGGAACACTTATAAAAAATATGCTGACAAGTGCGGTAGACTCTGCTGGTTTATTGCTGATGGGAATGCGGTGGCAGATGTCGCTATATTAGCTGATGTTGAATTTTTACCATGGAATTCTGCTCGTATTCTTTACGAGAATCAAATTGATTTTTTCTATCTTGACATAGAAACGCTCATGAGAGAAGATGTGATCGTATCGGGGGAAGATATCCAGATTGATGGGGCAAAATATCATTTATTAGTTATTGATGGCATTGAACAAATTGAAGAGAAGCTTATTCGAAAATTGGAGCCACTAAATAAAAATAGAAAGGTTGTTACTTATAAAAAAAGATTGTCACACATTTTGAACCATGCGGGGACTGACAAAGCATTATTGAATTTTATTCGTAATAAAATTCAACCCGATATTTTATTATATCCGCCAACCCCTTCAATACGTTATTACCATGCAAAACATGGGGATATTCATGGATATCTATTTTTTAATGAGGGGAAAGATGAAGTTAATACAAAAATTAGTGTTCGTGAAAAAGGGAAATGGATATGGTTAGACCCGAATTCTGGCGATGTGAAACCGATTCAACCTCCAAATAATCTAATATTAAATTCAGGCGAGATGATGTTATTACTTATCGTTTCGGAAGATGAAATTCAATCTTAA